Proteins found in one Flavobacteriales bacterium genomic segment:
- a CDS encoding branched-chain amino acid aminotransferase — MKITKTTYSKLANTDFDNLSFGKSFSDHMFTANFKDGKWCDEEIIPYGPISVAPSTHVFHYGQAIFEGMKAYKNKEGKILLFRPLDNLKRFNTSAERLCMPTIDEDLFMNGLTELLKVDSDWIPHSDEKSLYIRPFMIADSEFIRATPSSNYRFMIITSPTASYYKGETNLKIEEKFARSVEGGTGFAKAAGNYAAAFAPTKDAQNDGYTQVIWTDAKNHEYIEESGTMNIMFRINDALITPQLSDSILGGITRDSVIAIAKQKGIEVEERKISVKEIVQAYKNNTLQEAFGVGTAVTLNPIDKITFRDLDIHIEKQTPKSYGQFLKKELLSIQYGKVEDTFGWTMEI, encoded by the coding sequence ATGAAAATCACTAAAACAACTTATTCTAAATTAGCTAATACCGATTTTGACAACCTTTCTTTCGGTAAAAGTTTTAGCGACCATATGTTTACTGCCAACTTTAAAGATGGTAAATGGTGTGATGAAGAAATAATTCCTTATGGACCAATAAGTGTAGCTCCAAGTACGCATGTATTTCACTATGGTCAAGCTATTTTTGAAGGCATGAAAGCCTATAAAAATAAAGAGGGGAAAATACTTCTATTTAGACCCCTTGATAACTTAAAGCGATTTAACACTTCAGCAGAACGATTATGCATGCCAACCATTGATGAAGATTTATTCATGAATGGCTTGACTGAACTTTTAAAAGTGGATAGCGACTGGATTCCTCATTCTGATGAAAAGTCACTTTATATAAGACCTTTTATGATTGCTGACAGTGAGTTTATTCGTGCTACTCCATCTTCAAACTATCGATTTATGATAATTACATCACCCACTGCGAGTTATTATAAAGGTGAAACCAATTTAAAAATCGAAGAAAAATTTGCACGTTCTGTTGAAGGTGGAACTGGTTTTGCTAAAGCTGCAGGAAATTATGCCGCTGCATTTGCACCAACTAAAGATGCTCAAAATGATGGCTATACTCAAGTTATTTGGACCGATGCCAAAAATCATGAATACATTGAGGAGTCTGGTACTATGAACATTATGTTTAGAATAAATGACGCCCTTATAACTCCTCAACTTAGCGATAGTATTCTAGGAGGAATTACTAGAGATAGTGTTATCGCTATTGCAAAACAAAAAGGCATTGAAGTTGAAGAAAGAAAAATTTCTGTGAAGGAAATTGTGCAAGCTTACAAAAACAATACTTTACAAGAAGCATTTGGTGTGGGAACAGCAGTTACACTTAACCCAATTGACAAAATTACTTTTAGGGATTTAGACATCCATATTGAAAAACAAACACCAAAATCATACGGGCAATTTTTAAAGAAAGAATTGTTAAGTATTCAATATGGAAAAGTCGAAGATACTTTTGGGTGGACTATGGAGATTTAA
- a CDS encoding nucleoside triphosphate pyrophosphohydrolase family protein — MEDKINKVKKFHEVFLIGNEEELKRDVDEPTFLLRHRLMHEENEEYLEACRNEDVVEIADALGDMLYIWCGTVLKHGMQDVIAEIFDEIQRSNMSKLDESGQPIFREDGKVLKGANYFKPNIKKILEKHVGSL; from the coding sequence ATGGAAGATAAGATAAATAAGGTTAAAAAATTTCACGAAGTATTTTTAATTGGAAATGAAGAGGAATTAAAAAGAGATGTAGATGAACCTACCTTTCTTTTGCGTCACAGACTGATGCATGAAGAAAATGAAGAGTATTTGGAAGCTTGTAGAAATGAGGATGTTGTAGAAATTGCAGATGCACTTGGGGATATGTTGTACATCTGGTGTGGAACAGTGCTAAAACACGGGATGCAAGATGTTATCGCCGAAATTTTTGACGAGATTCAAAGGAGCAATATGTCAAAACTTGATGAGTCAGGACAGCCTATTTTTCGTGAAGATGGAAAAGTGTTAAAAGGGGCTAACTATTTCAAGCCTAACATCAAAAAAATATTAGAAAAGCATGTTGGAAGTCTTTAG
- a CDS encoding YceI family protein has protein sequence MKKIAIVLSALFVLSAFTTHVDKYTVDVSKSKVVWKAEKVTGGHDGHVSLKSGNVFMDHGKIASANFVVDMNTITNDDIKSEKYSNKLVGHLKSEDFFNVKKYPEVSFDMIKATPLGKGKFDVFGNITIKGIKGVISFPMQLKESKSELEVSGTFSFDRTKFDIKYDSGSFFENLGDKAINDDVLIDFNIILNK, from the coding sequence ATGAAAAAAATAGCAATTGTTTTAAGTGCTTTGTTTGTTTTATCAGCATTTACTACGCATGTCGATAAATATACTGTTGATGTAAGCAAGAGTAAAGTCGTTTGGAAAGCAGAAAAAGTAACTGGTGGTCATGATGGTCACGTTTCATTAAAAAGTGGTAATGTCTTTATGGATCATGGAAAAATAGCTTCTGCAAATTTTGTGGTAGATATGAATACGATTACTAATGATGATATCAAATCTGAAAAATATAGCAACAAACTTGTTGGTCACCTTAAAAGTGAAGATTTTTTTAACGTTAAAAAATACCCAGAAGTTAGTTTTGATATGATTAAAGCTACGCCTCTTGGCAAAGGAAAATTTGATGTATTTGGTAATATTACTATCAAAGGCATCAAAGGTGTAATATCTTTTCCTATGCAGCTGAAAGAATCAAAATCTGAATTGGAAGTTTCAGGAACTTTCTCTTTTGACAGAACAAAATTTGATATTAAGTACGATTCTGGCTCTTTCTTTGAAAACTTAGGTGATAAAGCAATCAACGATGATGTTTTAATAGACTTTAATATTATTTTAAATAAGTAA
- a CDS encoding M42 family metallopeptidase, whose product MAKKTLTNKNSIKFLEEYLNNASPTGFESEGQKLWLEYIKPYVEDYFVDTYGTVVGVINPEAKYKVVIEAHADEISWFVHYITKEGFIYLRRNGGSDHQIAPSKRVNIHTKNGTVDAIFGWPAIHTRHGADEKSPKLDNIFLDCGCSSKEEVEKLGVHVGCVVTYKDEFMILNDSYYVGRALDNRIGGFMIAEVARLLKKNKKSLPFGLYITNSVQEEVGLRGAQMITERINPDVAIVTDVCHDTQTPMINKIKQGDLFSGKGPVLTYGPAVQNNLLNLIIDVAEKNEIPFQRAAASRATGTDTDAFAYSTGGVASALISLPLRYMHTTVESVHKDDVENVIDLIYNALLKIEDNHDFRYLK is encoded by the coding sequence ATGGCTAAAAAGACTTTGACTAACAAGAATTCAATAAAATTTTTGGAGGAATACCTTAATAATGCCTCTCCTACAGGTTTTGAGAGTGAAGGACAGAAATTATGGTTAGAATATATCAAACCATATGTTGAGGATTACTTTGTTGACACCTACGGTACTGTTGTTGGTGTCATAAATCCAGAAGCTAAGTACAAGGTTGTTATCGAAGCACATGCCGACGAGATATCTTGGTTTGTTCATTATATAACTAAAGAAGGTTTTATTTACCTTAGAAGAAATGGTGGTAGTGACCATCAAATTGCTCCTTCAAAACGGGTTAATATACACACTAAAAACGGAACAGTTGATGCCATTTTTGGATGGCCAGCAATTCATACTCGACACGGTGCTGATGAGAAGTCACCCAAACTAGATAACATATTCCTTGACTGTGGCTGTAGTAGTAAAGAAGAGGTTGAGAAACTTGGTGTTCATGTTGGCTGTGTTGTAACGTATAAAGATGAATTCATGATTCTAAATGATTCTTATTACGTTGGTAGAGCTTTAGACAACAGAATTGGTGGATTTATGATTGCTGAAGTAGCTAGACTTTTAAAAAAAAATAAAAAGTCATTACCATTCGGACTATACATAACTAATTCCGTTCAAGAAGAAGTAGGATTACGCGGAGCTCAAATGATAACGGAAAGAATTAATCCTGACGTTGCCATAGTTACTGATGTCTGTCATGACACTCAAACACCAATGATTAATAAAATCAAACAAGGTGATTTGTTTAGTGGCAAAGGACCTGTTTTAACTTATGGGCCTGCCGTTCAAAATAATTTACTGAACTTAATAATTGATGTAGCAGAAAAGAATGAAATTCCATTCCAGAGAGCTGCTGCTTCTAGAGCTACAGGCACTGATACAGATGCTTTTGCATACTCTACAGGAGGTGTTGCTTCTGCACTTATTTCGTTACCATTAAGGTATATGCATACTACTGTAGAGAGCGTTCATAAAGATGATGTTGAAAATGTAATTGACCTAATCTATAATGCATTGTTAAAGATAGAAGATAATCACGATTTTAGATATTTAAAATAA
- a CDS encoding GNAT family N-acetyltransferase: protein MLEVFRLNFSDSLFSDVRAIRQSVFVEEQGVSSSKENDEFEQEAFHYLLRYNSRNIGAARRRTTSNGIKLERFAILKKFRGRGMGKKLVKEVLMDVKDSDKQIYLHAQIQVVDFYENLNFVIEGELFEEAGINHYKMIFKSP from the coding sequence ATGTTGGAAGTCTTTAGACTAAACTTTTCTGACAGTTTATTTTCTGATGTTCGAGCGATAAGACAAAGTGTTTTTGTTGAAGAGCAAGGCGTTAGCAGCTCAAAAGAAAACGATGAGTTTGAACAGGAAGCCTTTCACTATTTACTAAGATATAATAGCAGAAATATTGGTGCGGCTAGAAGGAGAACGACCAGCAATGGTATTAAATTAGAGCGTTTTGCTATTCTAAAGAAATTCAGAGGTAGAGGAATGGGCAAAAAGCTCGTAAAGGAAGTATTGATGGATGTAAAAGATTCTGATAAACAGATTTACCTTCATGCTCAAATTCAAGTCGTTGACTTTTACGAAAATTTAAATTTTGTAATAGAAGGAGAGTTGTTTGAAGAAGCTGGGATTAATCATTATAAAATGATATTTAAATCTCCATAG
- a CDS encoding GyrI-like domain-containing protein produces the protein MKFIKSILYALLGILTIYLIANFFFDREFEVETSIEIDSSPFIVYNQISDFSNWENWDPWLSTDTTIKTSLSPKPYEVGAVRKWKSENSGEGAIELTNTIFLKSLEYKITIKDNSPFQASFELAPNNSGIEVSWKNYGELPFLARIFGPVMTKMMKSDHEKGLQLLKNYCESIPSESGEVSIKDWGSQNVISITTSCSTEGISSSLSESYNTIFVFLAENGIMPTSSPFAQYEEFPNTPGEENKVVLKSGMFIEVPVSSPLPAKMEYSEKPATLSAQAIHKGDYRTIFKTHEKIRAFCDKNGYQLKPQPYEIYLTDPQLTTNTASWETLVVYELE, from the coding sequence ATGAAATTCATCAAATCAATTTTATACGCACTTTTAGGAATACTCACTATTTACCTTATTGCTAATTTTTTCTTTGACAGAGAATTTGAAGTTGAAACCTCTATAGAAATTGATAGTAGCCCTTTTATAGTTTACAATCAAATTAGTGACTTTTCAAATTGGGAAAATTGGGACCCTTGGTTAAGTACGGATACTACTATAAAAACAAGTCTTTCGCCAAAACCATATGAAGTTGGTGCCGTAAGAAAATGGAAAAGTGAAAATTCTGGAGAAGGTGCAATTGAATTGACTAATACTATTTTTCTTAAATCACTTGAATATAAAATTACCATAAAAGATAATTCACCTTTCCAAGCTAGTTTTGAATTAGCCCCTAATAATAGCGGTATTGAGGTTAGTTGGAAAAATTATGGAGAACTACCATTCTTAGCACGAATATTTGGTCCTGTAATGACTAAAATGATGAAGTCCGACCATGAAAAAGGATTACAACTTCTTAAAAATTATTGTGAATCTATACCTTCAGAAAGCGGTGAAGTTAGTATAAAAGACTGGGGTAGTCAGAACGTAATCTCGATTACAACGAGCTGCTCAACAGAAGGTATTAGTTCTTCACTTTCTGAAAGTTACAATACTATTTTTGTTTTTCTTGCAGAAAATGGAATAATGCCAACGAGCTCTCCATTTGCCCAATATGAGGAATTTCCAAACACGCCTGGCGAAGAAAATAAAGTTGTTTTAAAATCTGGAATGTTTATAGAAGTCCCTGTTTCAAGCCCCTTGCCAGCAAAAATGGAATACTCGGAAAAACCAGCAACACTAAGTGCTCAAGCTATACACAAAGGTGATTATAGAACTATTTTCAAAACCCATGAAAAGATTAGAGCATTTTGTGATAAAAATGGATATCAGCTTAAACCACAGCCTTACGAAATATACCTTACCGATCCGCAACTCACAACAAATACAGCAAGTTGGGAAACTTTAGTGGTGTATGAACTGGAATGA